In the genome of Mercurialis annua linkage group LG8, ddMerAnnu1.2, whole genome shotgun sequence, the window CCAGCATTGCACAAACTTATAACAGACACATCACGATTCTTCTTAACGTACTGTTGCCATAACGCACTGATTATATCATCAAATAGACAGTAAGTAGTAATACGCAGACCATCAACTGGGAAATACTTGGCCTTTTTGCGTAAATAATACATACCAACATTGATATGctgcaaaaaaatccaaataagtAAACCAAATAATTACTGAAGGTCAACtacaaataaactaaaataaataatttaaaatcaaataaaagaagTACTTACAGAGTCGTGTAAAAATTGATCCTTAAACTACAACTGATAAAACCATAGCTTCTCCACAATGAGTTCAACTTCAAAATTCAACTGGTATGATGTTGTCCTTATCCGCATACatttttttcctaaaaaaaatcataagtaatttacattacagaacaaacaagcacataaattaaattatttaatgcaATAACTTACTTATATTTTTTGCCCCTACATCCATCTTCAAGCCAATTATAGAAAGTATCTTGTCCAAAATAGGTGTAAAATTGACCGAGTTTATCATCGAGAGGAGTCAATCCATTCACAATATTCATATACATATTCGGTTCATTGGATTCCGGCGGAACATAAGGAAGCTCTTTGTCACTCTTCTCAGCATACTCAGCAGCAATCTCCATTATTtgctattttatattaattaaaatgataaaaccaTTAGTAATTTATggaaaaataacataaacacaTAGTTAACCTATAGTGTACATAACATGAAATATCTCAAAAGGACTGGAATGAAAGACAATAACATCCTTAACAGCTGCGtgttatttcaaaatataaacaaaaagatATTAGTAAATCGTTGGATATCCCTTAGTAACCTTTTAgtaaatatatatcaaaatagtAAACCTATAGTAAACTATTAGTAAACCTTAAAATATATCTTGGGGGATTTGTCTGTACTGCTTGTAGAATCCTTAACACAaacctgaaaaaaaaaatacaattaataaaattatcaaatatataagggttaatgtcataaaaattcaccaactttacacgttttctcattttaatcacgtagtttaaattttctcattttcatgcacgaactaccactttttttcaaattcattcacggtgttgaggtgtcacggctacattggtgtaattcgctgacgtggaggtcattttacaccaatgaatgagtgacacctcagcaccgtgtatgaatttgagaaaaagtgatagttcgtgcatcaaaatgagaaaatttaaactgcgtgattaaaatgagaaaacatataaagttcgtaattttttttgacattaacccaatatataataacaattatttataaactataaagaatgtatgcaaaaaaaaaacaaattatcacCTTAGAATCTGAAGCTAATGCAGCTTATGTCAATAGCTTGACAACAAGCACTGAGATCAATACCATCAAAAGGTAAAACATATGCAGGAAAATCCTCATTCTTTCACTGAGATCAATACcatcaaaaggtgaaacatatgcaGGAAAATCCTCATTCTTTTTTGCAACAAGCGGACAATCAACATCAGCATCCTAATAAAATagaatacaatatatatttattagtacCAAACACATAAGGAccatgttttattaaaaaaaactaaaaacactaaaacaaataaaaatatacctCTCGGCTCTCGTTTTTCTCGACATCATCATCGCCCTTTCGACTCTCTTCTCAGTTTTTCTCAAAATCATCATCGCCCTTTCTACTCTCTTCCTCAATTTTATCAACATCATCATCGCCCTTTTTACTCTCCTCCTCGTTTTTCTCAACGTCCTTTTCAGCCTCTGCCATCTCACTACCATTGATGTTTGTAGTTGAATCTTGGCCAGCCTTCTCCTCAGTTGGACCATCTTCATAATAACCATCTTCTGTTTTATCAAAATGAGCGACGTCTTTGTCATTGCCATTGTCATCATCTTCACTATCATTGCTTTCATCCTCATCATCGCCTTTTTTATTGCCACTGTCTTCATTGCCAGTACGACGATCACTCATAGTCTCTTCAAAAGAAGATGCTTCACCAACAGGATCcagctaaaaataaaaaggaaacagttactaaaatatacttaaaaattaaagtaacaAAAGGAGTTTGCTAAaagtttactaacaatttatttcacaattACCTTATCTTCAGTTTGCATGGTAGCAGTGGACATTATGCTCTTCAGTTCAgctaaagtttttaaaatctCTGAAAACTGATTCTTAGAATAAGATTAGTAATTTGCAAAATCATTAGCCAAATTTTCTTTGATTCAAAACCAGTTTATCGAGTTCCGTCTTCGACCAACCACATTTAAGCAATCTTGATCAACAACATCTTCATAAACTTTTTCCttccctttttaaaaaaaaccgtCCAAATTCAATTCCAGCCTCTCCTCCGTAGTGGGTTGTCTATTGCACAATTGCAACTAAATCAAATACAAAGTAAGAAAGTATTATCTACTAATAGTATTTCAACACATTACTAACATataaacaaactaaaaaaaatataaaacatatattacAGTTTACTAACAGTTAAATAAAAGTATATTATAAGAATAAGAAGGTACCTGTTTTGCTGACTGACTGAAAATTGTACAGGTCAAATACTGCCGGTCTCTAAGAATTGACGACTTCCACCGCAAAATACGAGGCACTTGTGTGCCCATACAGGATGCAATTGTGTCTTTGGCAATGGGACAACATTCTAAAAACCATGTTTGAAAACACAAGGGGAAGCCATCGTATCGTAAATTTGTACGAGcagcataattttttatttaaaataatcatattttttcaGCGAACTCAATTTACTTTTCAGAAACACTAATGTGTATGAAACAAGTCTTTACCCCAAGGAAAATTCTCAAACTCCCCACTACTAACGAGATAAAAATGTTCATTCGGAACATTAGACTCAGTTTTGTTGTTATACAAAAAGTATTCAATGAAATACAAGACTGCCATTTTAAAAGCATCATTCTCATTGTCCCAACGCATTAATAGAAAACAGTCCTCAACGCATTTCTTTGTAATCTTAGTTatatttccaaaacatctttcttTCAAATCAGAACTAAGACTCCTATATTGCTTCTTATCAACACTCCCTTGACATTTCAAACTAGTTATAAGAGCAAACTCATCAAGTGAAAATTGTAAAAACCTACCAGACACTTTCAaccataattcataaaaaaaactggTTGCTTAACCTCCATTAAAAGCAAATAGTGAATAAGCTGAGGTTTCAACTTGTACTTCTCTTGCATGCCTAAAAATTTGCCAAAGTAGCTTTTTGCAAATCTGTCAAGCGTTTTCTTAGACAAAGTCTTCTTCAAGTTGACAACCACATTTCCACCAACATGATGGccaattttaagaaaaaaatgatcTTCTAGCCTAATAAAGTAATTCCAGTCCTAAtgaataacaaataaaacaagTTAGCGAGTACAAATAGTAATTGATATTGAATAATCAGTAAACCCTTTGTAAATACATAGTAAACAACACATCTACTAatatgaattaataaaaaataaataaacga includes:
- the LOC126660150 gene encoding spore wall protein 2-like, with protein sequence MSTATMQTEDKLDPVGEASSFEETMSDRRTGNEDSGNKKGDDEDESNDSEDDDNGNDKDVAHFDKTEDGYYEDGPTEEKAGQDSTTNINGSEMAEAEKDVEKNEEESKKGDDDVDKIEEESRKGDDDFEKN